A region from the Cannabis sativa cultivar Pink pepper isolate KNU-18-1 chromosome 9, ASM2916894v1, whole genome shotgun sequence genome encodes:
- the LOC133031192 gene encoding uncharacterized protein LOC133031192, protein MLLLLYPFVVIDARSTLDQWSYAQSHRFDPLLVPAATKHKEEHWFKPEINKIKVNVDGAIFHSNGFHGIGAVARDSDGQLIEAFTTLKCGVVQPATVEAFGIKEALSWIKYKGWSNVIVETDSIVSVQALSSSLVMPSIFGLLISDCKSLLNCLVNVCVSFVPRSANRTAHCLARGSCYWSDRIFNVSNVPNAVHSAIMADLAIIS, encoded by the coding sequence ttactCTTATATCCGTTTGTTGTCATTGATGCACGTTCAACCCTTGATCAATGGAGTTACGCTCAATCTCATCGATTTGATCCCTTGTTGGTACCTGCTGCCACGAAACACAAGGAAGAGCATTGGTTTAAAccagaaattaataaaatcaagGTAAACGTGGATGGTGCAATTTTTCACAGCAACGGTTTTCATGGTATTGGAGCAGTGGCTCGGGATAGCGATGGACAATTGATTGAAGCTTTCACTACTCTGAAATGTGGAGTTGTTCAACCAGCCACTGTTGAAGCCTTTGGAATTAAGGAGGCTTTGAGTTGGATCAAGTATAAGGGATGGTCTAATGTTATTGTTGAAACTGATTCAATTGTGTCAGTTCAAGCACTTTCTAGTTCTCTTGTTATGCCTTCAATTTTTGGCTTGTTAATTTCGGATTGTAAAAGTTTGTTAAATTGTTTGGTTAATGTTTGTGTGTCTTTTGTTCCGCGATCTGCTAACAGAACCGCCCATTGTTTGGCTCGGGGTTCTTGTTATTGGTCTGATCGCATCTTCAATGTCAGCAATGTTCCTAATGCTGTACATTCTGCTATAATGGCTGATTTGGCTATTATAAGTTAA